The Candidatus Campbellbacteria bacterium region GCGCCTCAACAACCCCAAAAATTCCAAACTGGTTTTTCAAGGCAGTTTCAATAATAGGCGGACTCGTCCTTATAATCTTAGGATTTTTGCTATTTTTTGATGAACTTGGTTTAATAGCATATGTGGGCTACCAAACAGCAGACAACCTCGGGTGGCTCTCTGAGGTAATTAATGGGCTTGAAAACATTGCAGAAAAGTTTTTTAATCAGTAAATCTCAGTAAATTTTGCTGACTTTACACAGCCCGTCTTTATATATATAATAAAACCCTATAATAAAATTTGTAAATCGTGAGATTAATAAGATACATAAGCAATGTAATTGCAGAATCAAAAAAAGTCAGGTGGCTACCCATAAAAGACGCCACCAAGCTTACCATATTGGTTGTAATAATAACCCTACTCGTTGCTTTTATTTTAGGATCTCTTGATTACGGAACAAATTACATTATCCGCACAATCATATGAGTAAACAAACATCAACAGGAGAAAAAAACTGGTACGCAGTTCACACATATTCGGGCTATGAAGAATCCGTTATGCGCAACCTAAAACAAAGAGTAGTAACCTTAGGCATGGAGAACCGTATTTTTGATGTCATTGTTCCAACAGAAAAATGTGTAAAAATAAAAGGAGGAAAACGAACAGAAGTAACAGAAAAAATTTATCCAGGATATGTTTTGGTAAACATGATAGTTGATGACGAAACATGGTACACCGTGAGAAACACACCAAGAGTAACAGGATTTGTCGGTGTCGGAACAAGCCCAGTCCCACTCTCTGAAGAAGAATCAAAAAAAATATTCTCAAGGATGGAACAAACAACACCAATGTATGAAACTGATTTTACAGAAGGTGATATGGTAGTTGTTATTGACGG contains the following coding sequences:
- the secE gene encoding preprotein translocase subunit SecE, producing MRLIRYISNVIAESKKVRWLPIKDATKLTILVVIITLLVAFILGSLDYGTNYIIRTII
- the nusG gene encoding transcription termination/antitermination protein NusG; protein product: MSKQTSTGEKNWYAVHTYSGYEESVMRNLKQRVVTLGMENRIFDVIVPTEKCVKIKGGKRTEVTEKIYPGYVLVNMIVDDETWYTVRNTPRVTGFVGVGTSPVPLSEEESKKIFSRMEQTTPMYETDFTEGDMVVVIDGPFKDLEGRIGSVNHEEGKVKVYVPMFGRETGIELDFLQIRRV